In the Syntrophus aciditrophicus SB genome, ACGCAACCAGATGGGATCTTACGCTCTGCACTGGGAGGCCATCAAGTTGGCCCGGCAAAAGGGATGCCTGACTTATGATATGGGTTCAGTATCTCCTGTTTCAGATCCAGGTCACCCGTTTTACGGTATGTATCGCTTCAAAACCGGTTTTGGCGGAAAAATAGTCCATCGCAACGGCACTTGGGATTATCCTGTCAACAGGCGCGGATATAGAGCCTTCCGCAATTATGAGACGTCGTTCAATATGACAATTCCCAAATGACACACACGACAAGAATTAGGCACACCAGAAAAAGATATTGAATATGAGCCGCTTATCCATAATGAAGTCAGTCTGTCAGTCCGCGCGATGCAGGCACCTGCATATATATTCCACTTTACCCGCTAAAAAGCGGGGTTCGTCAACTGATACTTCATATGTCACAAAAGTGGAGATGAAACGTGGATCAGTTTTTCAGATAAGAACCAGCAGGAGCAGGGCAAAGCCGGTTTAACGAAAAGCTGAACATCAGATGTCACAAAACATATTGAAGATTCCTCCAGTTCTTGCGCGTTTCCTGAAATCTGGAGTCTATCGAGCAAAGAAAGGTGGATTGCTGTTTGATCGAGGCTATGAAGAAGAAATACGATTTGAACCCGCATTATAAATATAAATGCAGGAAAAAGGGAGTATTGTTCACCGAAATCTGTCATGATAACACCTGCGCGTGGTTTTTGATGAACGAATCATTTTTGAATTGTACTTGGGTCGCATGTAATTTTGGTCCTTTCACTCTTGAAGAAATAGGTTCCATGATGGGCATAACCCGTGAAAGAGTAAGACAAATTGAAGCCAAAGCGCTGAAAAGGCTTCAACATGTCAAAAGGAGGGAAAAACTGCGTGACTTTTCGGACGAAGGTGATAGGAATTTTAAATATGCATCATCCCCTTTAGGAGGAGAAAAGAGTTATGGCCATCCAAAAAAGCAGGGAAGGATTTGCGTGTGCGAGCCTGGCTTTTCCCGACAGCACGTTGGGGAACCATTCCTGCGGTGGGCTATCGGGAGACGGGGATGAAAAAAGATGAAGGTCCGTGCCGGATGGAGAGGGTGGCCGGTACTTAAAAATATCAGTTGGAACCTGGGGCTGCTGCTTACAGGGAGTCTTCTATGCGCTGCAGCGGTCAACGGAATACTGATCCGGCAGCATTTCTTCAGCGGCGGCGTGGCGGGACTGGCAATCATGATCCATTATCTTATCCCGTTTCTCTCCGTAGCCTTTCTCTATGCTCTGGCGAATGTGCCGCTTTTTTTGACCGGCTGGTTCGTTATCGGCCGCCGGTTTTTTCTGTACAGCGTTGTGGGGACGCTGTTATTGATAGC is a window encoding:
- a CDS encoding sigma factor-like helix-turn-helix DNA-binding protein, with the translated sequence MIEAMKKKYDLNPHYKYKCRKKGVLFTEICHDNTCAWFLMNESFLNCTWVACNFGPFTLEEIGSMMGITRERVRQIEAKALKRLQHVKRREKLRDFSDEGDRNFKYASSPLGGEKSYGHPKKQGRICVCEPGFSRQHVGEPFLRWAIGRRG